One stretch of Francisella sp. LA112445 DNA includes these proteins:
- a CDS encoding acetate kinase: protein MSHILVLNCGSSSVKFALINPQTAESLLTGLAENIGSKNCRVTFKAKEKLQKNIENGLYSDIFNELKKFLSKSGYLNKISAIGHRVVHGGQFFSESVLIDDDSLQKIKDCIPLAPLHNPAHIEGIAFCKQIFPDLPQVAVFDTAFHQTMPNYVAEYAIPRELTQDHNIRKYGAHGTSHKYVSQQAAKILAKQKANVIVAHLGNGCSITAVADGKSIDTSMGLTPLDGLVMGTRSGTIDPSIFAYISDNLGWDIAKITNTLNKKSGLLGICGHNDMREVSELAAKGDDLAKLAIEIFCHRVAKFVASYMIYFKEFDALVFTGGIGENAVNIRENIVSKLNNVGFEIDVEKNSKSDLFVNTSNSHKIMVIATNEELMIAQDTQKLI from the coding sequence ATGTCACATATATTAGTCTTAAATTGTGGAAGTTCATCTGTTAAGTTTGCCCTTATTAATCCACAAACAGCAGAGTCTCTTTTAACGGGACTTGCTGAGAATATTGGAAGCAAAAATTGTAGGGTTACTTTCAAAGCTAAAGAAAAACTTCAAAAAAATATTGAGAATGGTTTATATTCAGATATTTTCAATGAGCTAAAAAAGTTTTTATCAAAGAGCGGTTATCTAAATAAAATTTCTGCTATTGGACATAGAGTAGTTCACGGAGGACAATTTTTCTCAGAATCTGTATTAATTGATGATGACTCTTTGCAGAAAATTAAAGACTGTATTCCTTTAGCTCCTTTGCACAATCCTGCCCATATTGAGGGGATTGCTTTTTGTAAGCAGATATTTCCTGACTTACCTCAGGTAGCTGTTTTTGATACTGCTTTTCATCAAACTATGCCTAATTACGTTGCAGAATATGCGATACCAAGAGAGCTTACACAAGATCATAATATCAGAAAGTATGGAGCCCATGGAACATCTCATAAATATGTATCTCAACAAGCGGCAAAAATATTAGCTAAGCAAAAAGCTAATGTAATAGTTGCTCACCTTGGTAATGGCTGTAGTATAACAGCAGTTGCAGATGGGAAGAGTATTGATACTAGTATGGGATTAACTCCTTTAGATGGTCTAGTAATGGGTACACGTTCTGGGACTATTGATCCGAGTATTTTTGCATATATCTCAGATAATCTTGGTTGGGATATTGCTAAAATCACAAATACTCTTAATAAGAAAAGTGGGCTTTTAGGGATCTGTGGACATAATGATATGCGTGAGGTTTCTGAACTAGCTGCAAAAGGCGATGATCTAGCAAAATTAGCAATAGAAATTTTTTGTCATAGAGTCGCTAAGTTTGTCGCTAGTTATATGATTTATTTCAAAGAATTTGATGCACTTGTATTTACAGGAGGTATTGGAGAAAATGCTGTTAATATTCGTGAGAATATTGTTTCAAAGTTAAATAATGTTGGCTTTGAAATAGATGTTGAGAAAAATAGTAAATCTGATTTATTTGTTAATACATCAAATAGTCATAAAATAATGGTTATAGCTACTAATGAAGAGTTAATGATAGCTCAAGATACACAAAAACTAATATAA
- a CDS encoding NAD-dependent succinate-semialdehyde dehydrogenase, giving the protein MNKLLNRVLQKYSYIGENSFELVNPATGEILCQLESKSAQYVKDSILVSKHTQNVFKEKLAIERSRILSKWYDLVIENIDYLAEIITLESGKPLTESKGEVQYGANFIRWYAEKANRIDSRVFDPNIKDAEGRVDYQPVGVVAAITPWNFPLAMVTRKAAPAIAAGCSVILKPSALTPLTAFAVKELLIDAGADENLLQVICGDSKIIGKEFQQSSIVRKITFTGSTRVGKLLMQQAADTVKKISLELGGNAPFIVFEGADQEKAIQGILASKIRNAGQVCIAPNRIFVQNSIRKDFLSKLKQVVMELKQGNGLQKDVKIGPLINNAAVEKVQSHVNDAIKKGAELVCGGKVNLELGGNFFEPTILDNMQDNMAVSCEETFGPVIGIFGFDTEDEVIQRSNNTVYGLASYFFSGDMNQIRRVRNALEYGMVGINSGAISSEKAPFGGIKESGLGREGSDDGIYEFLEAKYSLQSFI; this is encoded by the coding sequence ATGAATAAGCTGCTAAATAGAGTTTTACAAAAATACTCATATATTGGGGAGAATAGTTTTGAGTTAGTTAATCCTGCTACAGGTGAGATTTTATGTCAGCTTGAGAGCAAGAGTGCACAATATGTTAAAGATAGTATCTTAGTTTCTAAACATACTCAGAATGTTTTTAAAGAAAAGCTTGCTATTGAAAGATCAAGGATTTTATCTAAGTGGTATGATTTGGTTATTGAAAATATTGATTATTTAGCAGAGATTATCACATTAGAAAGTGGCAAACCCTTGACTGAATCGAAAGGAGAGGTTCAGTATGGAGCAAACTTTATTAGATGGTATGCTGAGAAGGCAAATAGAATTGATTCAAGAGTATTTGACCCAAATATAAAAGATGCTGAAGGTCGAGTTGATTATCAGCCGGTGGGTGTAGTAGCTGCGATAACTCCATGGAATTTTCCTCTTGCTATGGTTACACGAAAAGCAGCACCTGCAATTGCAGCAGGTTGTAGTGTAATACTAAAACCATCTGCGCTAACACCTCTAACAGCATTTGCCGTTAAAGAGCTATTAATAGATGCAGGAGCCGATGAAAACTTATTGCAAGTCATCTGTGGTGATTCAAAGATTATAGGTAAAGAGTTCCAGCAAAGTAGTATAGTTAGAAAGATAACTTTTACAGGCTCGACAAGAGTAGGAAAACTTTTAATGCAACAAGCAGCAGATACTGTCAAAAAAATATCGCTTGAGCTTGGAGGAAATGCACCGTTTATAGTATTTGAAGGAGCTGATCAGGAGAAGGCTATTCAAGGAATTTTAGCTTCTAAAATTAGAAATGCTGGTCAAGTTTGTATTGCGCCAAATAGAATCTTTGTACAGAATTCTATTAGAAAGGATTTTTTATCAAAGCTTAAGCAAGTAGTTATGGAGCTCAAGCAAGGTAACGGATTACAAAAAGATGTAAAAATAGGTCCATTGATTAATAATGCAGCAGTAGAAAAAGTTCAGTCTCATGTTAATGATGCTATAAAAAAAGGTGCTGAATTAGTTTGTGGTGGTAAAGTGAACTTAGAACTAGGTGGTAACTTCTTTGAGCCAACTATCTTAGATAATATGCAAGATAATATGGCTGTTAGTTGTGAGGAGACTTTTGGTCCTGTTATTGGTATCTTTGGTTTTGATACAGAAGATGAAGTTATACAAAGATCAAACAATACAGTGTATGGTTTAGCAAGCTATTTCTTTAGCGGTGATATGAATCAGATAAGAAGGGTTCGAAATGCTCTTGAGTATGGTATGGTAGGTATAAACTCCGGTGCAATCTCAAGTGAAAAAGCACCGTTTGGGGGTATCAAAGAGTCTGGGCTTGGAAGAGAAGGTTCGGATGATGGTATTTATGAATTCTTAGAGGCTAAGTATAGTTTACAAAGTTTTATTTGA
- the ssb gene encoding single-stranded DNA-binding protein, giving the protein MAKGTVNKVILLGRLGNDPEVRTTQNGTMVATLSIATNDGMGENITTEWHRVVVFGKTAEIIQRYASKGSQLFVEGRLRTNKWQDKNGNMQYTTEIVANNFQFVGGGNAQAQGNTNPSYQNNQNFNQQSGGNFSQSQQQQQKQNDMPDFAEINSSNFDDDIPF; this is encoded by the coding sequence ATGGCCAAAGGAACGGTTAATAAAGTTATATTACTTGGAAGACTAGGTAATGATCCAGAGGTTAGAACTACACAAAATGGTACAATGGTAGCTACTTTGAGTATCGCAACTAATGATGGTATGGGTGAAAATATAACTACAGAATGGCATCGTGTCGTTGTGTTTGGTAAGACTGCTGAGATTATTCAAAGATACGCTAGCAAAGGCTCACAACTTTTTGTTGAAGGAAGATTACGTACTAATAAATGGCAGGATAAAAATGGCAATATGCAGTATACAACTGAGATTGTTGCTAATAACTTCCAATTTGTTGGCGGTGGTAATGCTCAAGCTCAAGGAAATACTAATCCTAGCTACCAAAATAATCAAAACTTCAATCAACAATCAGGTGGTAACTTCAGTCAAAGTCAGCAACAGCAACAAAAACAAAATGATATGCCTGATTTTGCAGAGATTAATTCATCTAATTTTGATGATGATATTCCATTCTAA
- a CDS encoding MFS transporter, with product MRTKSIIVSSLGSAFETFDFHIFGLFAFQISMSLLHQESLNSSLILIFAIFGAGYFARPIGAIFWGNLGDKYGRKVPFKWTVILIGISSLVIAILPSSNTLGIFTPLILAACRLIQGFSFGGELTAAVLLVNEQSSTRRNFLTSIVIFCATFGMILGSIAYFLLSLVLTTEQFFAYSWRLAFAFGGVAVLFSYFWRSSIGETLTPKIGESRGLVLVELLKNHLGLSLRSILTISSCTVFLAMFIVFLPAYCQKCLGLDKNVTSAYVLVTIVTYAISVLAGGYIADKIGNKATQAIGIVLAIVLLMPLATALILKASLAWTIAFIIPFAFVNGLINANYMCVVLNRFKQSQRFSGLAITQNLGMAIFTGGLPILFAYLAVDLKILTAPFYILVVIYIISLLSLFDRK from the coding sequence TTGCGTACTAAATCAATAATAGTTTCAAGCCTTGGGAGTGCTTTTGAAACATTTGACTTTCATATATTTGGCTTATTTGCTTTTCAGATATCAATGTCACTCTTACATCAAGAGTCACTCAATAGTTCACTTATTTTGATTTTTGCTATTTTTGGAGCAGGATATTTTGCTAGGCCAATAGGAGCAATATTTTGGGGGAATCTTGGTGATAAATATGGTAGAAAAGTACCTTTTAAATGGACTGTTATATTAATAGGAATATCTTCATTAGTAATAGCTATATTACCAAGTAGCAACACTTTGGGTATATTCACACCTTTGATATTGGCGGCATGTCGATTAATTCAAGGATTTTCTTTTGGTGGAGAGTTAACAGCAGCTGTCCTATTAGTTAATGAACAATCTTCAACTAGACGTAATTTCCTTACTTCAATAGTTATATTTTGTGCTACTTTCGGTATGATTTTAGGTTCTATAGCATATTTTTTGTTAAGTCTTGTACTAACAACAGAGCAGTTTTTTGCCTATAGTTGGCGCTTAGCTTTTGCTTTTGGAGGTGTTGCAGTACTTTTTAGTTATTTCTGGCGTTCATCAATCGGTGAAACCTTAACTCCTAAGATAGGTGAGTCAAGAGGTTTAGTTTTAGTTGAGTTGTTGAAGAATCATCTCGGGTTATCTTTAAGGTCTATTTTAACAATATCATCTTGTACAGTATTTTTAGCAATGTTTATAGTATTTTTGCCAGCTTATTGTCAAAAGTGCTTAGGCTTAGATAAAAATGTGACATCAGCCTATGTACTAGTAACAATAGTTACATATGCTATATCAGTTTTAGCTGGAGGATATATCGCTGATAAAATTGGTAATAAGGCTACGCAAGCTATAGGGATTGTATTAGCGATAGTACTACTTATGCCACTAGCTACGGCTTTGATCTTAAAAGCATCTTTAGCGTGGACTATAGCTTTTATAATTCCTTTTGCTTTTGTAAATGGTTTAATAAATGCTAACTATATGTGTGTAGTATTAAATAGATTTAAGCAAAGTCAAAGATTTAGTGGTTTAGCTATCACACAAAATTTAGGTATGGCAATTTTTACTGGAGGTTTACCAATATTGTTTGCTTATCTGGCTGTTGATTTAAAGATTTTGACAGCACCCTTTTATATATTAGTTGTCATTTATATTATTTCTTTACTTTCTTTATTTGATAGAAAATAA
- the pta gene encoding phosphate acetyltransferase, translated as MKKSIFILPTSKHTGLRVLANGLSFSLQQKGLKVGIFHPIYDMGMSVEQIEAYLLNDRIKDYVEVVLSKFYEKCYDSDFVVISGLFRQGSSSHKLYPINAVVDQLNLELIKALSANVIITSYHGNKPMGDINDELDYAVKGIPKKIKIIGAVITKLNAPYDSDGKVSFSLTDENTSTQEHGHITRDQLEQLPVFAQKGLNLIGVVDWNKERTFPRVLDIKNTLNLNVLSNVSLEARVKKVMMCSRGVDNLVNDLTPNSLIVTSADRSDILVAVCLAVQNGMKIAGIVLTAEEYIYQQSKEKVKQLCVETAEKAGFAILTTKNKSVKTILKIADIDLMGIPLDDKERIQKVKEVISNSLDREKIITTLTSKELKEEVMSPPAFRYHLLKMARKAKKRIILPESYEPRTLEAAKNCHEQGLAECVLIGDREKINKVAELNGFSLPDDIEVVTIDDTAEAKYLDTLVSLRKHKGLSESMARDALKNPVIIATLMLYLGEVDGLVSGAEHTTADVLRPALQLIKTKPNISLVSSVFFMCMPDEVVVFGDCAVNQDPTAEQLVDIAIQSAESAKKFNIEPRVAMISYSTGTSGSGAQVEKVRSATEMLKQKAPDLLVDGPLQYDAAMIESVANKKAPNSPVAGKATVLIFPDLNTGNTVYKAVQRSANVLSIGPVLQGINKPVNDLSRGATVDDITYTIAITAIQSI; from the coding sequence ATGAAAAAATCTATTTTTATATTACCAACATCAAAGCATACCGGCTTGCGAGTTTTGGCAAATGGATTGAGTTTCTCGCTACAGCAAAAGGGTCTGAAAGTAGGAATTTTTCATCCAATTTATGATATGGGTATGTCTGTTGAACAGATTGAAGCATATTTATTAAATGATCGTATTAAAGATTATGTTGAGGTCGTTCTAAGTAAGTTTTATGAGAAATGTTATGACTCGGATTTTGTAGTTATATCAGGCTTATTTAGGCAAGGAAGTAGTTCACATAAGTTATATCCTATTAATGCTGTTGTTGATCAACTAAATCTTGAGCTTATAAAGGCATTAAGCGCTAATGTGATAATAACATCATATCATGGTAATAAACCAATGGGTGATATCAATGATGAGTTAGATTATGCAGTTAAAGGAATTCCAAAGAAAATAAAAATAATTGGCGCTGTAATTACAAAATTAAATGCTCCTTATGATAGTGATGGTAAAGTTAGTTTTAGTTTGACAGATGAAAATACATCGACCCAAGAGCATGGACATATAACTAGAGATCAGCTTGAGCAATTACCTGTATTTGCACAGAAAGGTTTAAATCTAATAGGAGTTGTTGATTGGAACAAGGAGAGGACTTTTCCACGAGTTTTAGATATTAAAAACACTCTTAATTTAAATGTTTTATCTAACGTAAGCTTAGAAGCTCGAGTTAAGAAAGTTATGATGTGTTCTAGAGGGGTGGATAATCTAGTTAATGATCTAACACCTAATTCACTAATAGTAACTTCAGCAGATCGTTCAGATATTTTAGTGGCAGTTTGTTTAGCTGTACAAAATGGCATGAAGATTGCTGGAATAGTCCTAACTGCTGAAGAATATATCTACCAACAATCAAAAGAAAAAGTAAAGCAACTGTGTGTTGAGACTGCCGAAAAAGCAGGGTTTGCAATACTTACAACAAAAAATAAAAGTGTCAAAACTATTCTTAAAATAGCGGATATCGATTTAATGGGAATTCCTCTTGATGATAAGGAGAGAATTCAAAAAGTAAAAGAAGTTATATCAAACTCACTAGATAGAGAAAAAATAATAACTACATTGACATCAAAAGAGCTTAAAGAAGAGGTTATGTCACCACCAGCCTTTAGATATCATTTATTGAAGATGGCAAGAAAAGCTAAAAAACGTATCATTTTACCTGAGAGCTATGAACCAAGAACCTTGGAGGCTGCAAAAAACTGTCATGAACAAGGCTTGGCAGAATGCGTATTAATTGGAGATAGAGAAAAAATTAATAAAGTTGCAGAATTAAATGGTTTTAGTTTGCCAGATGACATTGAAGTTGTAACTATTGATGATACTGCTGAGGCTAAATATTTAGATACTTTGGTAAGCCTACGTAAGCATAAAGGTTTATCCGAGAGTATGGCAAGAGATGCTCTTAAAAACCCAGTAATCATTGCGACGCTTATGTTATATCTAGGTGAGGTTGATGGTCTGGTGTCAGGTGCTGAGCATACGACTGCAGATGTTTTAAGACCAGCATTACAACTTATCAAAACTAAACCTAATATTTCTCTAGTTTCCTCAGTGTTTTTCATGTGCATGCCAGATGAGGTTGTGGTTTTTGGGGATTGTGCAGTAAACCAGGATCCAACTGCTGAGCAATTAGTTGATATTGCTATCCAAAGTGCTGAATCTGCGAAAAAATTCAATATTGAGCCTCGTGTTGCGATGATAAGCTATAGTACAGGAACTTCTGGGTCGGGAGCACAAGTTGAAAAGGTTAGATCAGCAACAGAAATGCTTAAACAAAAAGCTCCAGACTTATTAGTCGATGGACCATTACAATATGATGCTGCTATGATAGAAAGTGTAGCTAACAAAAAAGCGCCTAATAGTCCTGTTGCGGGTAAAGCGACTGTTCTTATATTCCCAGATTTAAATACAGGTAATACTGTTTATAAAGCAGTACAAAGAAGTGCTAATGTTTTAAGTATTGGGCCAGTTTTACAGGGTATTAATAAACCTGTCAATGATCTATCTAGAGGTGCTACAGTTGATGATATAACTTATACGATTGCAATTACTGCTATTCAGTCTATATAA